The Bacillaceae bacterium IKA-2 DNA window ACAAAGTATGATACAAAATAGACCATCGAATAAATTTCATAATATCAATTAATTAGCCATATCTTGGAGATACCTAATCCATTCGTCCAATAAAACTCATCATTCTACCTGTTTGTTGCTTCCGACGATAAGAGTAAAATAAATCTTTTTCTGTATACGTACAGAAATTTGATTTAAAAATATGATCTGGTTTTATTCCAATATTTAGTAATAGTTGTACGTTTAATTCCTTTAAATCTAATAAATATTTACCTCGGCCATTTTTCTTAAAAGGCATCAGTGAACCCTCTGGCAAAACTTCGATAACTTTACTGATCACAAAGTCATCCACTTCATAGCATTCTTTGGAAATTGCAGGTCCGATTGCAACGTATATCGAATTTAAAGGGATTTCTTCCTCGTCTGTCCACTTTCGAACCATTTCCGGTCCGATTTTAGCAACAGTTCCCTTCCAGCCCGCATGTGCTAAGCCAATAATTGTGTTTGTAGTCGAATAAAAATATAATGGCACACAATCTGCATAAAGGCTTGCTAAAAGGATATTATTTTCTTTTGTGAATAACCCATCACAACCCTCAATTGCACTTTTAATTTGTAACGTACCACTTCCACAATCTTTTTGGCTAACTTTTTTTATATTACTCCCATGAATTTGCTCTGAAAAGACCCATCTATTTAATGGGAATTGGAGTTCGTCTGCTAGCTTTTTTCGATTTTCTATTACAGTACTATCTTCATCTTGAACATGCAATCCAAGGTTTAAAGAATCATACGCCTCTATACTATACCCTTTTGATCTCGTTGAAAATCCGACAATAAGTCTATCATCAAGCACTTTTAACGGCTCCAGCGTTAGAAATGGGTGACTATCTAAAACAAAAGCCTCATTTTTCAACAAAGACACTTCCTATTCTTTATGCTTTTACCTATTCTAACATATTTTTCAATTTTCAAGTAGCATTTTAGAGGGTCCTGCAAGGAGCAAGGATTCATTTAATTAGGATTCCTCAATACGAACTAAAATTACATCAGAACCTATCTTAACAATATTTGCCCACGGTATGCTAATTTCCGTTTCTCTCCCCCCTAAAAATGTAAGCATCTTTCCTGTTCCACCAATAATAATTGCTTCGACAGCACCTGTTTCTAAATTAATGTCTAAATCACTAATATGACCTAGTACCTTCCCGTCAGAAATATTTACAATATCTTTTGATTGAATTTCTGAAATTTTCAACATGATTATCTCCCCCATTTCAAATTAGGCTTAGTACATTTATATGTACTAGCGGGAAATATATTTATTATAATATTAATAAATGAAATTCATGATTCCAAAACTAGCCACATCATTCTACATCTAGTTGAGGATGTTTTAATT harbors:
- the pgeF gene encoding peptidoglycan editing factor PgeF, whose protein sequence is MKNEAFVLDSHPFLTLEPLKVLDDRLIVGFSTRSKGYSIEAYDSLNLGLHVQDEDSTVIENRKKLADELQFPLNRWVFSEQIHGSNIKKVSQKDCGSGTLQIKSAIEGCDGLFTKENNILLASLYADCVPLYFYSTTNTIIGLAHAGWKGTVAKIGPEMVRKWTDEEEIPLNSIYVAIGPAISKECYEVDDFVISKVIEVLPEGSLMPFKKNGRGKYLLDLKELNVQLLLNIGIKPDHIFKSNFCTYTEKDLFYSYRRKQQTGRMMSFIGRMD
- a CDS encoding YlmC/YmxH family sporulation protein; protein product: MLKISEIQSKDIVNISDGKVLGHISDLDINLETGAVEAIIIGGTGKMLTFLGGRETEISIPWANIVKIGSDVILVRIEES